Proteins from a genomic interval of Streptomyces sp. NBC_01445:
- a CDS encoding DUF881 domain-containing protein, with the protein MSNSADSREEPPGGGRPRVRLRPVRLLTVAVFALAGLIFFTSFNTAKGTNIRTDTSLLKLSDLIQERSHKNGQLEESNSAIRDDVDALTERGGAGTKAEDAKLSALEKASGTKKLRGQAVSVTLADAPPNATAKLPGYPEPQPNDLVIHQQDLQAVVNALWNGGAQGIKVMDQRLIATSAVRCVGNTLILQGRVYSPPYKITAVGDPEKLKQALAVSPQIQNYMLYVNAYGLGWKVEDDGAVTLPGYSGTVDLHYAKPVE; encoded by the coding sequence TTGAGCAATTCTGCCGACTCCCGGGAAGAGCCCCCCGGCGGGGGGCGCCCCCGTGTGCGCCTCCGTCCCGTGCGGCTGCTGACCGTGGCCGTGTTCGCCCTGGCCGGGCTGATCTTCTTCACCAGCTTCAACACCGCCAAGGGCACCAACATCCGCACGGACACCTCGCTGCTGAAGCTCTCCGACCTCATCCAGGAGCGCAGCCACAAGAACGGCCAGCTCGAGGAGTCCAACAGCGCGATCCGCGACGACGTCGACGCCCTCACCGAGCGCGGCGGCGCCGGCACCAAGGCCGAGGACGCCAAGCTGTCCGCCCTGGAGAAGGCGTCCGGGACGAAGAAACTGCGCGGACAGGCCGTCTCGGTCACGCTCGCGGACGCCCCGCCGAACGCCACCGCCAAGCTCCCCGGCTACCCCGAACCCCAGCCGAACGACCTGGTCATCCACCAGCAGGACCTCCAGGCCGTCGTCAACGCCCTGTGGAACGGCGGCGCGCAGGGCATCAAGGTCATGGACCAGCGGCTCATCGCCACCAGCGCTGTGCGCTGTGTCGGCAACACCCTGATCCTCCAGGGCCGCGTCTACTCGCCCCCGTACAAGATCACCGCGGTCGGGGACCCGGAGAAGCTGAAGCAGGCGCTCGCCGTCTCGCCCCAGATCCAGAACTACATGCTCTACGTCAACGCCTACGGCCTCGGCTGGAAAGTCGAGGACGACGGGGCGGTGACTCTTCCCGGTTACTCGGGCACAGTGGATCTCCACTACGCGAAGCCCGTGGAGTAG